From the Amycolatopsis thermoflava N1165 genome, one window contains:
- a CDS encoding 2-oxoacid:ferredoxin oxidoreductase subunit beta, whose protein sequence is MTATDLGLPTLSGLDLVPTTDETQKAKDFKSDQEVRWCPGCGDYVVLNTVQSFLPTLGLKRENIVFVSGIGCSSRFPYYLNTYGMHSIHGRAPAIATGLATTRPDLSVWVVTGDGDALSIGGNHLIHALRRNVNIKILLFNNRIYGLTKGQYSPTSDPGTITKSTPMGSVDTPFNPISLALGAEATFVGRALDSDKKGLTEVLTAAAQHRGSALVEIYQNCPIFNDGAFDVLKDSDEAAHRIIPLRAGEPIRFGPEAEYGVVPNRWGGFEIAKVAEVGESELIVHDPTITDTAYAFGLSRIGDQHLNHTPTGIFRQVSRPTYDDQARAQVEQARSAKPADLQALLTGKDTWSIP, encoded by the coding sequence ATGACCGCCACCGACTTGGGCCTGCCCACCCTGAGCGGTCTGGACCTGGTGCCGACCACGGACGAGACCCAGAAGGCGAAGGACTTCAAGTCCGACCAGGAAGTGCGCTGGTGCCCGGGCTGCGGGGACTACGTCGTGCTCAACACGGTGCAGTCGTTCCTGCCCACGCTCGGGTTGAAGCGCGAGAACATCGTGTTCGTCTCCGGCATCGGCTGCTCGTCGCGGTTCCCGTACTACCTCAACACCTACGGGATGCACTCGATCCACGGCCGCGCGCCCGCGATCGCGACCGGACTGGCGACCACGCGGCCGGACCTGTCGGTGTGGGTGGTCACCGGTGACGGCGACGCCCTGTCCATCGGCGGCAACCACCTGATCCACGCGCTGCGCCGCAACGTCAACATCAAGATCCTGCTGTTCAACAACCGGATCTACGGCCTGACGAAGGGCCAGTACTCGCCGACGTCCGACCCGGGCACGATCACCAAGTCCACCCCGATGGGCTCGGTGGACACGCCGTTCAACCCGATCTCGCTGGCCCTGGGCGCGGAGGCCACGTTCGTCGGCCGGGCGCTGGATTCCGACAAGAAGGGCCTGACCGAGGTGCTCACCGCGGCGGCCCAGCACCGCGGCTCGGCGCTGGTGGAGATCTACCAGAACTGCCCGATCTTCAACGACGGCGCGTTCGACGTCCTCAAGGACTCCGACGAAGCCGCGCACCGGATCATCCCGCTGCGCGCGGGCGAGCCGATCCGCTTCGGCCCGGAAGCCGAGTACGGCGTGGTGCCGAACCGCTGGGGCGGCTTCGAGATCGCCAAGGTGGCGGAGGTCGGCGAATCCGAGCTGATCGTCCACGACCCGACGATCACCGACACCGCGTACGCCTTCGGATTGTCCCGCATCGGCGACCAGCACCTCAACCACACGCCGACAGGCATCTTCCGCCAGGTCTCCCGCCCCACCTACGACGACCAGGCCCGCGCCCAAGTCGAGCAGGCCCGCTCCGCCAAGCCGGCCGACCTGCAGGCGCTGCTCACCGGCAAGGACACCTGGAGCATCCCGTGA
- a CDS encoding NAD(P)/FAD-dependent oxidoreductase, which yields MAAKSLEHVVVVGAGLAGARSCEQLRRQGYEGRITLLGAEPHAPYDRPPLSKDMLSTDRTDSSLPVDYTALQVDLRLGVQATALRPADRVVVTAHGEIPYDGLVIATGSRPRQLPGDGGQMTLRTLGDALRLRKQLRRGARVLIVGAGWIGAEVATAALSAGCEVTCVSSGSAPFADMFGPEVAQRLAPWWDGVDLRFGCSAESMTNEGVRLSDGSDLTADVVVAAIGDRPEAGWLEGSGLELDDGVVVDEWLRAAPGIVAVGDVAAWWSRRWARRLRVRHWDHAASAPAVAVAALLKPGLCGVAPYDPIPYFWSDQFGHKMQYLGAHGPGDDVIVEDGEPGWWKAFWVDARGRLTATLVVDRPRELVKARQHIGQPLLSATKL from the coding sequence ATGGCAGCGAAATCGTTGGAACACGTGGTGGTTGTCGGGGCCGGGCTGGCCGGCGCACGCAGTTGCGAGCAGTTGCGGCGTCAGGGTTACGAGGGCCGGATCACGCTGCTCGGCGCGGAGCCGCATGCGCCCTACGACCGTCCGCCCCTTTCCAAGGACATGTTGTCGACGGACCGTACGGACAGCTCGCTGCCCGTCGATTACACGGCTTTGCAGGTCGATCTGCGGCTCGGTGTGCAGGCGACTGCTCTGCGGCCGGCGGATCGGGTGGTGGTCACCGCACACGGGGAGATCCCCTACGACGGGCTGGTGATCGCTACGGGCAGCCGGCCGCGCCAACTGCCGGGGGACGGCGGGCAAATGACGCTGCGCACCCTGGGTGACGCCCTCCGGCTGCGTAAGCAGCTCAGGCGTGGCGCTCGCGTTCTGATCGTCGGAGCCGGCTGGATCGGCGCCGAGGTGGCCACGGCGGCGCTTTCCGCAGGCTGCGAGGTGACCTGCGTGAGCAGCGGCTCGGCGCCTTTCGCCGACATGTTCGGACCTGAGGTGGCGCAGCGGTTGGCTCCCTGGTGGGATGGTGTGGACCTGCGATTCGGATGTTCTGCCGAGTCGATGACGAACGAGGGCGTGCGGTTGTCGGACGGCAGTGATCTGACTGCCGACGTGGTGGTCGCCGCGATCGGGGATCGGCCGGAAGCCGGTTGGCTGGAGGGCAGCGGACTGGAACTGGACGACGGTGTGGTGGTGGACGAATGGCTGCGAGCGGCGCCGGGGATCGTGGCGGTGGGCGATGTCGCCGCCTGGTGGTCCCGGCGGTGGGCCCGCCGGCTGCGTGTGCGGCACTGGGACCACGCCGCGAGTGCACCTGCGGTGGCGGTGGCGGCGCTGCTCAAGCCCGGTCTGTGCGGCGTGGCGCCCTATGACCCCATTCCGTACTTCTGGAGCGATCAGTTCGGGCACAAGATGCAGTACCTGGGTGCGCACGGACCCGGTGACGACGTGATCGTCGAGGACGGCGAGCCGGGCTGGTGGAAGGCCTTCTGGGTCGACGCGCGCGGCCGCCTCACCGCCACGCTCGTCGTGGACCGTCCGCGCGAGCTCGTCAAGGCCCGTCAGCACATCGGACAGCCGCTCCTGAGCGCTACCAAGTTGTGA
- a CDS encoding LuxR C-terminal-related transcriptional regulator — translation MTQWPLVGRAEALRRLRETLAGSGSRGVVLAGPVGVGKSRLAAEGLQLAARAGLRTARATATKASSGIPFGALAPLLPPSTQTEMGVVDDRADLLRRCTDALVERGDGRRLVLLVDDAHLLDDMSATLIHQLADTDSVQVLATVRSCEPAPDPVVALWKDGLADRVEVEGLGVDAIGEVLSWVLGGPVDDAAIADLTRRSEGNMLFLRELVMGALDEGVLSNENGVWRFVGEPRPTDRLVELVEARLAGLEPDERALMEIVSCGEPLGPAELSALGDLTIAETLERKGLLLSRLDGRRVSVMLAHPLYGEVLRSRMPLLRARSIARSLAEAVEATGARRREDVLRVATWRLLGGGARPEQMLEAATVARWRYDFALAERLARAALQAGGGFDAELLVAQLACLQGRSAEAAPRLAALAEQAGDAEQRARVALTRLDNRVIYAGTISEGLRNAEEEETALRGTPWQDDITARRAALLLATEGPGAAATVAEPLLRKASGHALVWACMPGSYSLTRLGRIDAALEAADRGRAAQLALTDPMDWYPWMHLFYRGEALAQAGRFGEAETLAMAQYRTGVANRSVEAQAMFSWQLAKTVADRGQVTQAVRRAQTAIAIYRQLGRPQFVEFCLIYLALAYAIGRRPDEAAGALLMRDDLGLGRSYFMGVDLHLARGWTEAAGGNVRRAYERFGEGADEGERIGDLVGAAAALHGMARIGYAEDVADRLDAVAAGIEGTLAAARAAHARALAEGNPEALDQASSTFDAMSADLLAAEAAADAAVAWQRRGEQRRAAAAGRRSAWLAARCDGAGTPALQGAEVRVTLTAAEWETAQLAAAGRSNKEIAEHLVVSVRTVENRLQHVYGKLGVSGRAELADALRTIHPAG, via the coding sequence ATGACCCAGTGGCCGCTGGTCGGACGTGCCGAAGCGCTCCGGCGGTTACGCGAGACGCTCGCCGGCTCGGGGAGTCGCGGGGTCGTGCTCGCGGGTCCGGTGGGTGTGGGCAAGAGCAGGCTCGCCGCCGAAGGACTGCAGCTCGCAGCTCGCGCCGGCTTGCGGACGGCACGAGCGACGGCCACCAAGGCCAGCTCCGGGATTCCGTTCGGCGCGCTCGCGCCGCTGCTGCCCCCCAGCACCCAGACGGAGATGGGCGTGGTGGACGACCGGGCCGACCTGCTGCGTCGCTGCACCGATGCGCTCGTCGAACGGGGTGACGGCAGGCGTCTGGTACTGCTCGTCGACGACGCCCACTTGCTCGACGACATGTCCGCGACCCTGATCCACCAGTTGGCGGACACAGATTCGGTGCAGGTACTCGCGACGGTGCGCAGTTGCGAACCGGCGCCCGACCCCGTGGTCGCCCTGTGGAAGGACGGCTTGGCCGACCGGGTGGAGGTCGAGGGCCTCGGCGTCGACGCGATCGGCGAGGTGTTGTCCTGGGTGCTAGGGGGACCGGTCGACGACGCCGCGATCGCCGACCTCACCCGGCGCTCGGAGGGCAACATGCTGTTCCTGCGCGAGCTGGTGATGGGTGCCCTCGACGAGGGGGTCCTCTCGAACGAGAACGGGGTCTGGCGGTTCGTGGGGGAGCCGCGTCCCACGGACCGGCTCGTCGAGCTGGTCGAGGCGCGGCTGGCAGGCCTGGAGCCGGACGAACGTGCCCTGATGGAGATCGTGTCGTGCGGCGAGCCCCTTGGCCCTGCCGAACTGAGCGCACTCGGCGACCTGACTATCGCGGAAACTCTCGAGCGCAAGGGTCTTCTCCTCAGTCGGCTCGACGGACGCCGGGTCTCGGTCATGCTGGCGCACCCCCTCTACGGCGAGGTGCTGCGGTCGCGGATGCCGCTGCTGCGTGCCCGTTCCATCGCCCGTTCGCTGGCCGAGGCGGTGGAAGCCACGGGTGCCCGGCGCCGGGAGGACGTGCTGCGGGTGGCCACCTGGCGGCTGCTCGGTGGCGGAGCGCGTCCGGAACAGATGCTCGAGGCCGCGACCGTCGCGCGGTGGCGATACGACTTCGCGCTCGCCGAGCGGCTCGCCCGGGCAGCGCTGCAAGCCGGCGGTGGCTTCGACGCTGAACTGCTGGTCGCCCAGCTGGCCTGCCTGCAAGGCCGTTCCGCCGAGGCGGCTCCGAGGTTGGCGGCGCTGGCCGAGCAGGCGGGCGACGCGGAACAGCGAGCCAGAGTGGCCCTGACCCGGTTGGACAACCGGGTCATCTACGCGGGCACGATCAGCGAAGGCCTGCGGAACGCCGAAGAGGAGGAAACCGCCCTGCGTGGTACCCCCTGGCAGGACGACATCACCGCCCGGCGGGCCGCACTGTTGCTGGCTACCGAGGGCCCGGGCGCCGCGGCCACGGTGGCGGAACCGTTGCTCCGGAAGGCGTCGGGCCATGCGCTCGTCTGGGCCTGCATGCCGGGTTCCTACAGCCTCACGCGTCTGGGCCGGATCGACGCCGCGCTGGAAGCCGCCGACCGCGGGCGGGCGGCACAGCTCGCACTCACCGACCCCATGGACTGGTATCCGTGGATGCACCTGTTCTACCGGGGCGAGGCGCTGGCGCAAGCCGGGCGTTTCGGCGAGGCCGAGACGCTGGCGATGGCGCAGTACCGGACGGGTGTGGCCAACCGCTCGGTCGAGGCCCAGGCGATGTTCTCCTGGCAGCTCGCCAAGACGGTGGCGGACCGCGGACAAGTCACCCAGGCCGTGCGGCGGGCGCAGACCGCGATCGCCATCTACCGCCAGCTGGGACGACCTCAGTTCGTGGAGTTCTGCTTGATCTACCTGGCACTGGCGTACGCGATCGGCAGGCGTCCCGACGAAGCCGCCGGCGCTTTGCTCATGCGGGACGACCTGGGGCTGGGGCGCTCGTATTTCATGGGCGTGGATCTGCACCTCGCGCGTGGGTGGACGGAGGCCGCCGGCGGGAACGTGCGACGCGCCTACGAACGATTCGGCGAGGGAGCCGACGAGGGGGAGCGGATCGGCGATCTCGTCGGCGCGGCCGCCGCGCTGCACGGGATGGCCAGGATCGGGTACGCGGAGGACGTGGCCGATCGGCTCGACGCTGTAGCCGCAGGCATCGAGGGAACGCTTGCGGCGGCTCGTGCCGCTCATGCGCGGGCGCTCGCCGAAGGGAATCCGGAGGCACTGGACCAGGCTTCGTCGACGTTCGACGCGATGAGTGCCGACCTGCTCGCCGCCGAAGCGGCCGCTGACGCGGCGGTCGCCTGGCAGCGGCGGGGCGAGCAGCGCCGCGCGGCGGCAGCCGGGCGCCGCAGCGCCTGGCTCGCCGCAAGGTGTGACGGCGCCGGAACGCCCGCATTGCAGGGCGCGGAAGTCCGCGTCACGCTCACGGCGGCGGAATGGGAGACGGCGCAACTGGCTGCCGCTGGGCGCTCCAACAAGGAGATCGCCGAGCACCTGGTGGTCTCGGTGCGCACTGTGGAAAACCGATTGCAGCACGTGTACGGCAAGCTCGGTGTCTCCGGGAGAGCCGAGCTTGCCGACGCGCTGCGGACGATTCATCCCGCGGGTTGA